A window of Flammeovirga kamogawensis genomic DNA:
TCTTATTTACAGCAAGAAAATCAATAGAACAATATACTTTTTGTATTAAATCATGATGTTTAAAAATGTATAAAATACAATTTTAAACCTGTTATTGATGTTTGTTATATTTAAAACTAGATTTTATGATTTTGTGACAAAACATCTTATTAATGCAAAATATTCATTGAAAGGTGTAATTTTTTAATGATTTAATAAAAATTACTCTTATATTTGACAGTGTTGTGAACAGAAAACTCTGATGAGGTTAAACAGAAGCAATTAAACACAGCTAATAATCTTAGCAAATTGCTATACTAATTACTGTAGCTAACAAACCGGCTTCATCAAAGGTCAACAAATATCGAAAATTGGAAGACGCTTTATTATGGAACACAGATTAACGGCCTTTAAGGATAATTGTGGTTTTGGTATGATTGCCAACTACAAAGCGAATCCTTCGAGGCAAATGACTTTAGACGCTATTGAAGCCTTATCACGAATGATTCACCGTGGAGCTATTGCAGCTGATGGTGTAAGTGGTGATGGTAGTGGATTCTTGTTTTCAATGCCTGATCGCTTCATGCGTAAAGAGGCAGAATTGAATGGAATTGATTTGCCGCAAAGATATGCAGTGGCAATGATGTTCTTAACTGACGAGAAAAAACAAAAAGAAGTATTCTCAGAATACTGTGAGAAAAATGATTTAAAAGTATTATTCTTTAGAAAAGTACCTTTAAATACTGAAGTATTAGGTAAGCAAGCTTTTGAACTACTCCCTGAAATTGTTCAGGCATTTGTTGTTCCAAACGCATTAATGTCTACAAAGCGCTTCTCTGCGTTACTATACTTAACTAGAAAAGAAGTTGAACACAAACTTTCTAATGATGAAGGTTTTTATATTCCTTCATTCTCTGAAAAAGTAATTTCTTATAAAGGTTTGGTGATGCCAACACACATTAAAGAATTATTCTTAGACCTTGGTCAGGATGAATTCGAAGTGTCGTTTGCAGTATTTCACCAGCGTTTCTCTACAAACACATTACCACAATGGCGTTTGGCACAACCTTTTAGAACTCTAGCACATAATGGTGAGATTAACTCTATTCAAGCAAATAGATTTAACTTCTCTATTAAAGAAGAAGTCCTAAAAAGTGATGTGTTTACAGAGGAAGAATTGGATAGAATTTTCCCAATCTTAGTACCAGATGGTTCAGATAGTGCATCTTTAGATAATGTATTTGAATTTTTGGTTACTGCAGGAATGGATTTCTTCCAAGCAGCACGTTCATTAGTGCCTGCACCTTGGCAAAATGTACCAAATTTAGATGCTAAATTAAGATCATTCTACGAATATGCTGCAAGTAACTTTGAAGCATGGGATGGACCAGCTGCCTTAAACTTATGTGATGGTAGACATTTAGGTTGTATCCTTGATAGAAATGGCTTAAGACCAGCAAAATATATTGTAACAAATGACGATAGAATTATCATTAGTTCTGAATATGGTGTTATTGACCTAGCGGAAAGTAATATTAAAGAACAAGGTAAACTTCAGTCAGGTCAGATGATTGGTATTGATTTACGTTACGGAACGATCCTTAAACATGAGGAAATCAATACTTATCTTAAAGAATCTCGCCCTTGGGGTAAGTGGATTCATGAGAACAGTGCATACTTAATGGAACACGTAGATAAGAATTTCTTAACTATGGATGATTACCGTTATGATGATATTGTTGATAAGCAAAGATACCACAACTATACAAATGAGGTATTAGAACAAGTAATTCGCCCAATGATTGAAATGGGTAAAGAAGATACAGGTTCTATGGGTGATGATACACCTCTTGCTTGTTTTAGTAAGGTACAAAGAAATTTCACAGATTATTTCCGTCAAAAATTTGCTCAAGTAACAAACCCTCCGATTGACCCACTTCGTGAGAAGATGGTAATGTCTACAGCTGTTACTTTTGGTAGAAATAATAACATTCTTATTGATGGACCTATGAATGCGCATAGATTGAAGGCAATGTCTCCAATCTTAAGTTACGAGCATTTTGAAGTACTTCGTAAGTTTGGTACAGAAGGTGAGTCTTTATATGACTACCAGTACAATACTAAATCTTTCAGCACAGTATTTACAAATGACTTACAAGCTTCATTAATTAAATTAGGTGAAGAGGTTGAAGCATCTGTTAGAGATGAAGATACTGCAATTGTAATGTTAGATGATCGTGGTTTATCAAAGGATAATCAGTTGATACCAATGGTAATGGCTGCTGGTTATATCAGTAACTACCTTGCTAAAAAAGGACTAAGATCAAATGTATCTATTGTAGCCATCACAGGTGAAGTTAATGACTCTCACTCAGCAGCAGTAATGTTAGCAATGGGTGTTACAGGTATTTATCCTTACTTGTTATTCGGTACAGCTCTTCAAGTAGCTGAGAATGTTGGAGCAAATACTTACATGACACGTAAGAAGGCATTAATTAAAGTGCAGAAAGCATTGAATGCAGGTCTTCTTAAGATTATGTCTAAAATGGGTATTGCAACAATCGAAAGTTATCAAAACTCATCATTATTTGATGCAATTGGTTTAAGTCGTGAAATTGTTGAATCTT
This region includes:
- the gltB gene encoding glutamate synthase large subunit: MEHRLTAFKDNCGFGMIANYKANPSRQMTLDAIEALSRMIHRGAIAADGVSGDGSGFLFSMPDRFMRKEAELNGIDLPQRYAVAMMFLTDEKKQKEVFSEYCEKNDLKVLFFRKVPLNTEVLGKQAFELLPEIVQAFVVPNALMSTKRFSALLYLTRKEVEHKLSNDEGFYIPSFSEKVISYKGLVMPTHIKELFLDLGQDEFEVSFAVFHQRFSTNTLPQWRLAQPFRTLAHNGEINSIQANRFNFSIKEEVLKSDVFTEEELDRIFPILVPDGSDSASLDNVFEFLVTAGMDFFQAARSLVPAPWQNVPNLDAKLRSFYEYAASNFEAWDGPAALNLCDGRHLGCILDRNGLRPAKYIVTNDDRIIISSEYGVIDLAESNIKEQGKLQSGQMIGIDLRYGTILKHEEINTYLKESRPWGKWIHENSAYLMEHVDKNFLTMDDYRYDDIVDKQRYHNYTNEVLEQVIRPMIEMGKEDTGSMGDDTPLACFSKVQRNFTDYFRQKFAQVTNPPIDPLREKMVMSTAVTFGRNNNILIDGPMNAHRLKAMSPILSYEHFEVLRKFGTEGESLYDYQYNTKSFSTVFTNDLQASLIKLGEEVEASVRDEDTAIVMLDDRGLSKDNQLIPMVMAAGYISNYLAKKGLRSNVSIVAITGEVNDSHSAAVMLAMGVTGIYPYLLFGTALQVAENVGANTYMTRKKALIKVQKALNAGLLKIMSKMGIATIESYQNSSLFDAIGLSREIVESCFVRSEALIPGLSFTDIEERVKSYHKAAFKTRYIKKMYPLEVGSFYKYAENGEYHDFAPTVAKSLRKFAVTGRKEDYADLRDQVNNRGLRMIRDFFEFKSDRKPISIDQVEPVEAITKRFTSAAMSLGSISPEAHEALAQAMNQIGGQSNSGEGGEDPVRFGTIKNSKIKQVASGRFGVTPHYLRNAEEIQIKVAQGAKPGEGGQLPGAKVTPLIASLRCTIPGVTLISPPPHHDIYSIEDLAQLIFDLKQVNPKARICVKLVSTAGVGTIAVGVAKAYADKIIISGADGGTGAAQLGSIKFAGNPWELGLAEAHNALKVNGLRDFVEVQTDGGLKTGLDLVKAAMIGAESFAFGTSLLTTIGCKILRVCHLNKCSVGIATQSEQLRAYYMGTVKGVVNYLQAMAQEVREILAELGYTSMDEIIGHSRLLKVVDDEFAQKFDFKDVLFYAEGKNIREKASNDPFDPNEYEQEILEELMPVIKGPHYRTVLDKEIVNTNRSFGARISGQIAEFHGKKGLPKECISINLKGTAGQSFGCLLSHGMLLSLRGTGNDYVGKGMSGGQIIITPRDGESEGRSLAGNTCLYGATGGKLFVRGKVGERFAVRNSGALAVVEGTGDHPCEYMTGGTVVILGETGNNFGAGMTGGVAFVYDKTNSFIDKMNQELIKARRIDTDEGDEGRFYLQRILRSYLFRTGSTQAKHILDHFREEVRYFYMVTSKDMKSPLNPMEGN